In Flavobacteriales bacterium, the DNA window TATTTTTTTGATTTTGTAATCGCTGAGTTTGCTATATTTTACAGGCATTACAGAACAAATCTATCCAATTGTTCCGGTTTTAAGCCTTTTGAATTCTTAATTGGCTGTTAATCTAGGTTTTCTGTTCATAGTTCACGGTTCATGGTCCGTGGCACATGTCTTATGGCTAATGGCCAATATGGTGTATCTTCAAAGCATGAATAATACAAAGGTGTTCAAAGGGTCGATCAAAACCCTGGTCATTGCCTTGTTCATGCTTGGAACGTGGCAGTTGCAGGGACAAACGCCAAAGAGGCTCGAGAATTCTTTTCTGCGGATGGTGGAGCAGATCAAAGCAGATTCGAACAAGGTATTACTGAACACTTTGATGCCCACCGATGAAGAAGTAAGGCTCGTTTTTCTTGATTCGGTGGCCGACAAAGCGGTTGCGTACAACACTAAAATGTGGTCGAACTTCGCCAAGATATCGGACGACTCCATGAAGCCACTTAGCCAAGAAGCCGGCGTAAGAATCCTATCGACCAACATGGAAATGTTGGGAAAAGGAGAATTAGGTGGTATGCCCGAAGAATATGGCACCTTTGACAGTAAGCTTCGACCGGGAGTGTCGATGTTCAGGGCGAGCCTGAAAAAACGCGTAATGCTTTTTTCTACGTGAACGATCGTTGGGTAATCATTCCACTCGCCTATCGTGCCTTTCTGTAGTCCTCAAAATCAGGATACAGCAAGTACTGTTTTCGTTTGTACTTGAACTGTTCGAGCTCGGCTTGCCAGCTAGCGCGAATCTGCTCTTCGGTCATTCCGGACTCAATCTGCTCCCGGAGTGTAGGTCCGCCCGCTAGCAAATCAAAATAGTCGGGGCGCGAGAAAAAGACTTCCCCTTCGGGGCATTGACGGAAGGCATCGATGAGCCAGAAAATATTGAGTTGTCCGTCGGCAGGAATAAAATCGCGACCGAAGGTAGTAAGGTCGTAACCGTGGCACAACTCCCCTTCGTGTTTGGGGCTGCTCGATCCGTATCCGCCCTCAGGCGTGAATTCAATGGTTCCCTTCGGCATCCAGGGAGCACCTACGATCTGAAAAGGGGTGTCGGTTCCACGGCCAACGCTTACACTGGTTCCTTCGAAATAGCAAAGCGATGGATACAGGTAGATGGCGGGCATGGAGCGCAAGTTGGGCGATGGAGGGATGGGGAGCTCGTACAGCGTTTCATGGGTATAGTCGCGACAAGTTACAACCGTGAGGCTGAGTTCATTTTCGGTATTCAACCACCCCTCACCTATTGCCATCGTAGCGTATTCGCCCAGTGTAAGTCCGTGAACGGCTGGAACCGGGTGAAGGCCGATGAATGACGGTTCGGGTAGGTGATTCATTGGACCATCGACGTAGAACCCATTGGGGTTGGGGCGGTCGAGAACGATCATTTGCACTCCGTTATCGGCACAGGCTTCCATGATGTACGACATGGAACTTACAAAGGTGTAGAACCGCACACCGACATCTTGAATATCGAATATAACGACGTCAATACCTTTGAGGTCTTCAGCGGTAGGTTTTTTGTGAGAACCGTAGAGACTTACGATCGGAAGTCCGGTCTTTGGGTCTTTTCCGTCTGCGATCTTTTCACCGTCGGGCACATCTCCTCGGAAACCGTGTTCGAGAGCAAATACCTTTTTGAGGTCGACATCTAGTGATAAAAGAGTGTCGACCAAATGAGTTCCTGCAACCGTAGACGTGGGGTTGGCTACAACGGCCACCGTTCGGTCGTAGACCAATGGCCGGTACCGATTGATCTGTTCGGCACCGGCCTGGAGCATCTGGCCGTAGGCCATAAAACAAAAGAAGCCCAAAAGGAAGGTCAATTTTATACCTTTAGCACGCATTAATTGTTGCATTCGTATGCGGTTTGAGTGGTTTGTGGCGCGTCGGCTTTCACGGTCCGAAGCGAGTGAAAAAAGCATCAGTGGTCCCATCATTCGCGTGGCCATCGTTGCCGTGGCACTCAGCTTTTCGGTGATGTTGATCGCCGTGGCCATCAGCACCGGGCTCAAAGCCAAGATCCGCGATAAAGTAATCGGATTCACGGGGCACATCCAAGTTACCAACTTCGATCAAAATTCGAGTTTCGAACCGGTTCCTATAGAAGCGGACGCTGAATGGGTTGAAAAAGTTGGGGTGCTCCCCGAGGTTACCCATATCCAAAGTTATGCCACCAAGGCAGGAGTAATGAAGACCCGTACCGATTTTGAAGGGATCGTGCTGAAAGGAGTT includes these proteins:
- a CDS encoding DUF1343 domain-containing protein, which codes for MRAKGIKLTFLLGFFCFMAYGQMLQAGAEQINRYRPLVYDRTVAVVANPTSTVAGTHLVDTLLSLDVDLKKVFALEHGFRGDVPDGEKIADGKDPKTGLPIVSLYGSHKKPTAEDLKGIDVVIFDIQDVGVRFYTFVSSMSYIMEACADNGVQMIVLDRPNPNGFYVDGPMNHLPEPSFIGLHPVPAVHGLTLGEYATMAIGEGWLNTENELSLTVVTCRDYTHETLYELPIPPSPNLRSMPAIYLYPSLCYFEGTSVSVGRGTDTPFQIVGAPWMPKGTIEFTPEGGYGSSSPKHEGELCHGYDLTTFGRDFIPADGQLNIFWLIDAFRQCPEGEVFFSRPDYFDLLAGGPTLREQIESGMTEEQIRASWQAELEQFKYKRKQYLLYPDFEDYRKAR